GATGTTCGTATGTTGGTAGTCATTATTCCCAAAAGACAAGAAGAGCCAGCCACCAAAATTAAAGTATCAAAAACGACTACTCGTTCCTAGGCAGTGTTACAGGCAGTAAAGACCGTGATGAGCACAAAGGGCTTGTCCTCTGGATGTGACTGTCCAGTGTGGAGAGAGAGACAAATATACAGAAGGAAGAGTTATTATGTTAGACGATAATATTCAtgtttgaagaaaaaaatccatttctgATGACTTGCCTTCTGGATTCAAGAGACACTTGATATATGACATTACTTCaactctttttaaacattttttttctcacGGAGGATATTTCTCACCATGACATGAAGGTCTGTCTGCTTCTAAGCTAAGCTTTCCTAAGCAGGTGAGAAGCTATTTATATCAAAACAACCATTCTGTTGCCTCAAATTCCCTAAGTGCTGAAGCCATTGATCTGGCCAAAGTCGGTGTCCCTTGAGTTTTTGTTCGTGGCTGATGAGTTGATTCAGAGGCCACCAAGCTCCTTGAAACAATACTGCCCTGTCAGCtctgtaaaaaaaattatttttgtgtcttTTGAGTTGAATACCATCAGTTTCCCATGCAGACCTGATGCTGCGGTTTCTTGAGCAGGGAGAATGGACAGGGaaccagatacacacacacacacacacacacacacacacacacacactgcttttgtttacattcTACCAGGGAACACTGTTTGCAGCTGCTCCCCCAAATTCCTTACCGTTTGCAGTGAGGAAGCAATTTGTGAGAACCAGCTAGGACAGACGTTTGCGCACTGTCCTAGACAGATACATGACATGAGATACAGCCCTCCTCTCATGGCTCCTTCAGGACCTCTGCCGTGGCCCTGGTAATCATCAAATCACTTttgaaaggaaattaaaaactgaTCAACAAGCAACAGTGACTTAGGAGAATTGATTATTTTCATGAAGGCAGATTGCTCATTATGAAGAAGCCACGGAGTGCTTCAAGTATATATTAAGGGTCTTTGTCTCCTTTCTTATCTGTCATATTCTTATATTCTCATGTTCTATTCTCATATTCTTATATTCTCATATGTTAACACTTACCATGCCTCTGCAacagagagaaaaggaaaaagtcATGATCAGGTCAAAAAGCATTTCTCCATAAACAACGCTGTTCTTTCTAATTAGAAAAGATCCTAATGTCCAGGGTGGATGGCAGAGCCCTCATTTTGAAGCATGCAGAAAGCCTGAATTCTGTAGATGCGACTTTTAACAACAGGATATAGCCAAAGAAGAGGATTTTTCTAAGTGTGCTTAAAGGTTATACATGAATTTTCCTCTGGTTTATCCAGGTTTTGTGTTCTGACCAAAGTGTAAGATCTTGAGATAAAGCGAGCAATTGTCCCATTTCTGAGTTCTCTTTATTCCTACAGAATGGAAGAATCGGCATAAGATGGAGCCTATTCAAGAAGTGGGATTAAACTACTTTTGCCTCAAAGAACTTTCCCCCTGGAAGGCCTGGCCGCAGGATGCAAGCAGATTACCCAGGTGCCAAGCTTCCCTAGGAAATAGTTCAGAGGATAAATTGCCATCACAAAACCAAAGTGATTCCCCTTGGCAGGTTTGGGCAGGAATACCAATTCAGATTTTGGATGCTGAGAACTACATATTGGCTCATCAAAGGAGTGATTCCAATTACACCGAAAACAAAGACTTTCCTTCTTGGAGAGGCCTgcattcttggaagaaaaggtaTCTGATGGAGTTACGCAATTACCAGCGGAGATGTCCGCAAAGTCCCATGAAAAGTCATTTCTATCAGTGTGACATCAGCTGGGACCCACATCACGATGACAGTCTGGGAATACACAAACCAGAAAAAAATCACAGCTGCCAGGATTGTAGAAAAGACATTATGAAGGTATCCTTTCTCAATCAGGACTTACTTCCAATGGCACGTAAGCCCCACTGGTGTAATAAGAATAGGAAAGCCTTCGATGGTGACCCCAGCTCACCAGTTCATCAGCAGTTCCACTTAGAAGGGAAGCCTCATATATACAGTCAGTGTGGAAAGGACTTCAGTTTGAGCTCCATTCTCAGTATTCGTCCCAGAGGAGATGACTGTGCTATGGAGCGTTCACACCTGCAGTCTCACCAGAGACGGCAAACAGCCGGGAACCCACACAAATGTGAGTATGGTGAGAACGTCAATCAGTATTCCTTTCGCAACGCTTCTGAGCTTTCTCACAAAAGAGAGTTGTCCAATAAATGCAACATTTGTGAGAAAACCCTCAGCCCCAGGACAGATCTTAATAGTATTTTGCGGGTCCATACCGGGGAAGAACTCCATGGATACAAAAATGGGTGTGCTTTTGATCAAAGCCCTTGTCTTCAGATTCATCAGAAAATGCACTCCGAAGAGAAACTCTGTACAACTGTAGAGTGTGGGGAGAGCTTAATTTGTCATTCAAACCTGCACGTCCGGCACAGCGTTCACCTGGAAGAGAATCTCTGTGATTCTGAGGAAGTTGATGATGACTTCAGTCTGGCTTCACACTTTCAGGACCTTCAGATAATGCACACTAAGGAACAACCACACAAACATCATTCATATGGTAATGGTTTCAGCCAAATTCCCTTTCTTCAGGGCCCTCAGGAAAATCACATCGGAGAGAAACCATATCCGAAGTATGCAAATGGATTCCATTGGAGTTCAAAACTTACAGAGCGTCACAGCGTGGCCACTGGAGAAAAACCATACAAATGCAACGCGTGTGGCAAAGGCTTCAGTCATAAATCCATCCTTAAAGTTCACCAGAGAGTCCACACAGGGGAGAAACCTTATAAATGTGAAAAGTGCAGTAAGGAATTCAGCCGGAGTTCATACCTTCAGGCTCATCAGAGAGTCCACACTGGAGAAAAGCCATACAAatgtgaggaatgtgggaagggattCAGCCGGAATTCTTACCTCCAAGGCCATCAGAAAGTCCACACGGGAGAAAAACCATACAAGtgtgaggaatgtgggaaaggcttcagccGGAGTTCACACCTTCAAGGGCACCAGAGAGTCCACACTGGAGAAAAACCGTACAAATGTGAGGCATGTGGGAAGGGATTCAGTTGGAACTTCAATCTTCAGATTCATCAGAGGGTCCACACAGGAGAGAAACCTTATACATGTGGAGAATGCGGAAAGGGCTTCAGTAAGGCCTCCACTCTTCTGGCCCATGAGAGAGTCCACACCGGAGAGAAGCCATACCAATGTGAGGAGTGTGGGAAGAGCTTCAGTCAGAGATCCTACCTTCAGAGTCATCAGAGTGTCCATTCCGGAGAGAGACCGTATGTATGTGAGGtgtgtgggaaagccttcagcCAGAAAGCATACCTTCAAGGTCATCAGAGAGTCCACACAAGGGTGAAACCATATACATGCGAGACGTGTGGCAAGGGCTTTAGTCAGAGTGCACGCCTTGAAGTCCATCGGAGGGCGCACACGGGAGGGAAGCCATACAAGTGCGAGGTGTGTGCGAAGGGCTTCAGCGAGAGTGCACGCCTTCAAGCACATCAGCGGGTCCATGCAGAAGGCAGGCCCTATAAATGTGAACAATGCGGTAAGGGTTTCAGTGGGTGTTCGAGTCTTCAAgcccatcacagagtccacactgGGGAGAAGCCATACAAATGTGAGGCATGCGGAAAGGAATTCAGCCAGAGATCCAACCTCCAGGCTCATCGGAGGGTCCACACAGGAGAGAAACCATTTGAATGTGAAGCATGTGGTAAGGGTTTCCGTTGGAGCTCAGGTCTTCTGATTCATCAAAGAGTCCACAGTGATAAATTCTGTAGAGGTGAAGGGTGCAGTAAGGATTATCCTTCATCGGAGAATGCACAACAGAGGAATGAAGATTCTGTACGATGgtagtttggggtttgtttttaagTCCTCAAACGGGAGCTGAAAGTTCCCTATCACTAGAAGTCTTGGAtaccaaaacaacaataaaaacactaAGTTTTCTACTTCATTAATTTTTATTTGAACAAAAATATAATCTTTCTACTCAAATTCATTGGTCACAATGGTTAAGAGATCATGCAGCAGAGACACCTAATGGTAAGCGTTCCAGAGGAATTTGGTCAGGACTGAAATGTCAATTGTACAAGAACTAAGGTTTTCACAAAAATACAGTGATGAACATGCCTAACTCCATGTCACCAGAATGCCTATTACGAGGGAAGCTATGTCCTCCATTGCTAAGCCTCTAAAACTGCGACATTACTTAACTCGTCGTGGATGCTCAGTACTTTTGTTAAATGAGTATGTTTGTGCAACCATGTTTGAAATTTTATTAAGTTCATTTCCCCccagaacacattttaaaatgtatttggaGGAAGGAGACTGCAAATAATTTTACTATAATCGCTTCACATAACTATTTGGAATGCAGCACATCAAGCAACGTTGCAATCTAAAGTAACGTGACTTTGCATGCGACCCTCAGGATTAGTTACCATTCCCCGTATCATCTTTGGAGATATGCTCGATTTCTCAGCCTTTGGTTTCTTCCTATACAATGAACCAGCCGTTTAAAGTGACCTCTCTGCGTGCGCGTTAAATGACAGCAAACACCCGATCAACCGTGTTTCCGGTTAGCTTCTCAAAGCCAACATAGCATGTTACATGACTGGATTTTCACTTGTCGTCCTGCGCTCTAAAGCAAAGTTTTACTATTTGTAAAGCGTCAGAAATAGTTACAAATGGCAAATACTTTCTTAATAAATGTCAAAGTTATAATGCTCGTGTGTAGCTTCCATATTGCCTTCAGAGTCTATTTGTAGGAACAGGTGGGGGGTTGGAGCAGGGCAGTGGAAGTAACACGCTGCCTAGCATATTGCCTGAAAAGCAGAAATATAAACGACTGAGGTTCTAGGCCTTTACACCTAACAACTCATAATCTGATCCCTCCAGTGAGCGGGATGGTCAAGGCAGTGCTTTCCCAGGCTTCCCAGGTTCTACTTCAAGGTGGACAGCACCATCCAAAAATTCTGGGGCACTAATGCATTTCTTTGCAGTGAGTCACTTCCAAAACCAGGTAATGAAAATTCATTATCCTTGAGGATGTATCATCCTAATGGCTTAAGATGCTTTTAGGTGTAAGTAACAGGAAACCTAACTCAACGTTGCTTTAAAGAATTAGTTTACATACACGAAAAGAGTGTAGATGGGGCAGGAGTTGGGTCTGGGTCATTCGAGggtctctatcatttcatctaatTCTCACAGCTCTGTCCTCAGGGATAAAGTCCAGGTGGGTCACAAGATGACAACATTGCCCACTTTTTTGTTCACAGCCCAGGGACAAAGCATGTATCTCACTCCAGTGTTGCATAGTTCTGGCCCCTTCAAATGCATGCCCCATGGAGTTGGTTTTGACCCAcagtggccctatgggacagagtagaacgaccccgtaaggtttccaagattgcaaatctttatgggagcagaaaacttcatctttctcctgtggatcagcGGTTAGGGTTGAACCAatagtcttgcagttagcagcctaatgctcaaCCCATTGTAACAAGAGGGCACCTTTTGAAACAGGAAGGTTTACTTGACTCCCACTTAAGACTAAGCTTATACCAAGATAACAGATAACACCTCTGATGCTCACCCAGAAACTACCTTGTCCTTATTGATGAGCTACTGCAGTATACACTGGGGGAAGGGCAGCAGTATGAACAGATCATCCCTTTGTGGAACAACAGAAAATCCTGCAGCAGCCCAGCCCCTTCCCTAAGTACAAAGCAAAGCTGTGCACATGGAGCCAGTGGTACACTGAGAATAATCATTGTACCAGCAAAGCCCCAATCCTGCTTAGTTCCTGAACAGATTGAGGCAACACTCCACCCTAAAATCCTCACAGAACAGATGCTCATttccagtaaacaaacaaaaattctatTTCCTTTAGTCCCCAGTCTTGTTATCAAGCATTTAGTTAAAAAGCTACAGGTTTAAAATACTTCCAAGAgacaaaagaaattttaaaaatctgacttAGAGAAGATCCAGATTTTAGAATTATCAGGAAGTTTTACATAGCAGATTACATATTAAAGGCTGTAGTGAGCAAAGCAAAGAATATGCGTGAACAGATAAGcaatctaataaaatgtaaaaaaagaaaatgattagggcaaataatgtacagatgtgctttatacaattgatgtatgtatatgcatggattgtgataagagttgtgtgagcccctaataaaatgttttttaaaaaaagagttgtacaagaccccaataaaataattttttaaaaaagaatccagTGAGGAATGGCAGAAAATGTAATGACTGCTCATAAACAGACAATATATCTGAGGAACATGTCAAAGAACTTGACgacagaccccccccccaaattaccTGAACTAAAACACAGAAGAGTAAAGAACACAGGAAATAACATCCAAAAACTATGAGATACATCTAAAAAATATGATTAAACAGTCAGTGAGGAAGAGAAAATGGCGGACAATTTTCTAAAAATTAAAAGACTTCAACCAGATCCAAAAACCTTAGAGTGCCCTAAACAAGGTTTTCAAGATGAATGAGCACATTATTGTCAAACTATTGAAAGTGGGTCATAGAGAGTCTGTATTAGAAAATATTGATAGCATGCTGAGAAAAAGAACACATTACATTCAAGGAACAAAGAGACATAGTATGCTTCTGATCAGAAACTCATTATTGGCAGATCTGTACtgcaaaaaatattaaagaatattaaaacaatttCTACTGGCAAAAAGAATGTCATAGAGAAACAGGCCAGGCTGtaccaaaaaataatttaaataaatgtttttttcttatttctaatTAAGCAAAAATATGAACAAGGTTTTGTGAGTTAACATATATGGAAATAAAGTGGAATGTAACCATACCATAACACAAAGAAACTGGAAGTATATTGTGATACATAAATTGGCATCATATTGTTTATAGATTGTAAAAAGTTAAAAGATGTGggtggagggggaagatggccgacagggacacccgcatactctgagagctcctccaaacaaagcgggattggcgaccaggtagctgaatagtaagagtctggtgagtgaaatatccccctgggacagcaccccagtcctaccccacgtatttgtccggagcaggggtctaggtcaatgaggaccggactagtgggacatctctggccactaagctgccgtgagctcactggcgaccggcttaggctccatccccaaacggacgccagcccagagccacttgcctgccctgcctactccagcggcccactccccactccccatacgcggatctccactgggagagaagctttcctctcccgcagttcccctctccccgcagggcagcgatctgccctcgggcccacgtccctccctccattcatccaagctcaggggagcggacccgcgggttgtctggcgacccccacgggggaccatccacccgcaccgctgccacggacctctccacctgccctccgtgcgctggcctcccacccccgcccgcccccgccagcccctggcagcctagcgccagctccactcctggcggggaccctgcgctgagcacttcccgccaacaggagccatagcccaacccgcgcctgtcccggaccctgagcttccgcggagcgccgcgccccgcgctgctgagtctgcccaccaagggcccccccctgcgcaaggcacaagagtaggtgccctccccagggtgctgaggggaccccggcagccgcgactctgagcctgagcagaagaagggcaccattgccccctgcggtttcgcgccaagcctcctttgccggcgccattaccccccgcggtttcgcgccaaaagggcggagagcgaacaccattgttccctgcagtgtcccgcagctgcctgtgcagctatccaagggccccccccccacaccccccccccacgcccgctcacagcccgggcagatcaaacactccacctgcagtggagcctgggtctcgactttgcagtccctgaggagccatcagtgagctccagccagctctcaccacctggggccctgttgggtccccagtgctagccctaagcctgccgcagcctgcCCCAGACACCCCAGGAgaaggcacagtggcctgagcctccacacaataaggttactcctgtctcccagaagcatggggcctattaaaggatcaaggaaaaatcaacagaccacagcactcccaacaaaaaaatcagaaaaacgaggcactttaacagacctaacgtcactcatagaagaaacagatatagatcagccacaaaaggaaatcttcagaactctgcttgcagtaatacaggagctaagagaagcaaaccaaaataaggatgcaacgatagaagggatgaaatgcacaatagaggggttgaagtccacaatagaggggatgaatactatccaccaaaaggaactgcagaaactaacagaggaggtagcagaggccacacaaaaggtcacagaagctatatctaggcttgaggaggctgagaaccgtatcagtgaactcgaggacgctcaaaccaaacgaagcaagcgagaaaaacaatcagataggaaaattaaagaaacagaagacagcctgagatcaatgacagatgctatgaagaggaataatattcaaataatcggtctaccggaacacaacataacacacaaatcgaccgccaagatagcaaaggaattcctggaagaaaatttccccaacctaacaaaggagaatccgactctcatacaggaagcagagaggacgccggctaagctaaacaccaagaagaacacgccaaggcatataattgtaaaattatccaacttagaggaaaaagagaaaattcttcgagcatcaagagaaaggaagacagtcacatacaaaggagcgcaggtaagggtatgctcagacttatcagctgaaaccatgaagaggaggagagaatggagcagcatcttccaaattctgaaagataaaaatgcctcccccagaatcctataccctgccaagttatccattaagatagagggtaagataagggtcttccaggacaaggaagaactcaaaaaatatactgcaagtcacccgaccctgcagaacatactggctgactcactatggccagaagatcaagctccaactagaacctccaggagaccaccatatagcccatctccatctagaagccaacatgccagcaacacgtaccaggacaacacggtctcagatggaaaagaggacaggatagaaaccctccactcaaacgcagtacactgatatgaaggaagataggcaaagacccaaaacacaaaacagaatatggcaaccatgaagccagagattgtaataatcactttgaatacaaatgggctcaattcatatgttaaaagaaagaggctggaggattggattagaaaacataacccatcaatctgctgcctgcaagagacacaccttaagcaagcagacaagcatatgctgagaataaagggctggaagaaagtttaccaagcaaatggtaactccaggaaggcaggagtggctatcttaatctccgacaaaatggatctcaagatccaaaacataaaaagagacaaagagggacattacataatgctcaaaggctcagtaaaccaggaagcaataagcatactgaatatttacgcacctaataatggtgcggcaaatttcgtcaaacaaactattaaaaaaatgacagaagaaatcacggaaacaacaataatagtgggggacttcaacactccactatcagagaaagacaggtcacagggaaagaagctcagcaaagaggccagagagctaaacaatgtaattaggcaacagggcctgatagacatctatagagcctttcatccaaaagcaaaaggtttcacattcttctccaatccacacggatctttctcaagaatagatcacatgctggggcacaaggccagcctgagtaaattcaaacacatagatattatccagacgtctttctcagaccaccatgccataaagctggagattaataggagggcacccagaaaagcaagggtcaccaattggagaataaacaacgatctcctgcgacatgaatgggttaaggtccagatcagagaggatatcaggaaatttctagaaactaatg
The sequence above is drawn from the Tenrec ecaudatus isolate mTenEca1 chromosome 18, mTenEca1.hap1, whole genome shotgun sequence genome and encodes:
- the ZNF112 gene encoding zinc finger protein 112 isoform X1: MTKLQEAVTFKDVAVVFTEEEMGLLDSAQRMLYRDVMLENFRNLLSVGHQPFKPDLISRLEREETLLNVETEAQRKGRSEWKNRHKMEPIQEVGLNYFCLKELSPWKAWPQDASRLPRCQASLGNSSEDKLPSQNQSDSPWQVWAGIPIQILDAENYILAHQRSDSNYTENKDFPSWRGLHSWKKRYLMELRNYQRRCPQSPMKSHFYQCDISWDPHHDDSLGIHKPEKNHSCQDCRKDIMKVSFLNQDLLPMARKPHWCNKNRKAFDGDPSSPVHQQFHLEGKPHIYSQCGKDFSLSSILSIRPRGDDCAMERSHLQSHQRRQTAGNPHKCEYGENVNQYSFRNASELSHKRELSNKCNICEKTLSPRTDLNSILRVHTGEELHGYKNGCAFDQSPCLQIHQKMHSEEKLCTTVECGESLICHSNLHVRHSVHLEENLCDSEEVDDDFSLASHFQDLQIMHTKEQPHKHHSYGNGFSQIPFLQGPQENHIGEKPYPKYANGFHWSSKLTERHSVATGEKPYKCNACGKGFSHKSILKVHQRVHTGEKPYKCEKCSKEFSRSSYLQAHQRVHTGEKPYKCEECGKGFSRNSYLQGHQKVHTGEKPYKCEECGKGFSRSSHLQGHQRVHTGEKPYKCEACGKGFSWNFNLQIHQRVHTGEKPYTCGECGKGFSKASTLLAHERVHTGEKPYQCEECGKSFSQRSYLQSHQSVHSGERPYVCEVCGKAFSQKAYLQGHQRVHTRVKPYTCETCGKGFSQSARLEVHRRAHTGGKPYKCEVCAKGFSESARLQAHQRVHAEGRPYKCEQCGKGFSGCSSLQAHHRVHTGEKPYKCEACGKEFSQRSNLQAHRRVHTGEKPFECEACGKGFRWSSGLLIHQRVHSDKFCRGEGCSKDYPSSENAQQRNEDSVRW
- the ZNF112 gene encoding zinc finger protein 112 isoform X2 — its product is MGLLDSAQRMLYRDVMLENFRNLLSVGHQPFKPDLISRLEREETLLNVETEAQRKGRSEWKNRHKMEPIQEVGLNYFCLKELSPWKAWPQDASRLPRCQASLGNSSEDKLPSQNQSDSPWQVWAGIPIQILDAENYILAHQRSDSNYTENKDFPSWRGLHSWKKRYLMELRNYQRRCPQSPMKSHFYQCDISWDPHHDDSLGIHKPEKNHSCQDCRKDIMKVSFLNQDLLPMARKPHWCNKNRKAFDGDPSSPVHQQFHLEGKPHIYSQCGKDFSLSSILSIRPRGDDCAMERSHLQSHQRRQTAGNPHKCEYGENVNQYSFRNASELSHKRELSNKCNICEKTLSPRTDLNSILRVHTGEELHGYKNGCAFDQSPCLQIHQKMHSEEKLCTTVECGESLICHSNLHVRHSVHLEENLCDSEEVDDDFSLASHFQDLQIMHTKEQPHKHHSYGNGFSQIPFLQGPQENHIGEKPYPKYANGFHWSSKLTERHSVATGEKPYKCNACGKGFSHKSILKVHQRVHTGEKPYKCEKCSKEFSRSSYLQAHQRVHTGEKPYKCEECGKGFSRNSYLQGHQKVHTGEKPYKCEECGKGFSRSSHLQGHQRVHTGEKPYKCEACGKGFSWNFNLQIHQRVHTGEKPYTCGECGKGFSKASTLLAHERVHTGEKPYQCEECGKSFSQRSYLQSHQSVHSGERPYVCEVCGKAFSQKAYLQGHQRVHTRVKPYTCETCGKGFSQSARLEVHRRAHTGGKPYKCEVCAKGFSESARLQAHQRVHAEGRPYKCEQCGKGFSGCSSLQAHHRVHTGEKPYKCEACGKEFSQRSNLQAHRRVHTGEKPFECEACGKGFRWSSGLLIHQRVHSDKFCRGEGCSKDYPSSENAQQRNEDSVRW